In a single window of the Prevotella melaninogenica genome:
- a CDS encoding heavy metal-binding domain-containing protein has translation MIITTTPTIEGRPIKEYKGIVTGETIIGANFLKDFLAGIRDFIGGRSEAYEKVLREGKETSIQEMKQHAEALGANAIVGIDLDYETVGQGGSMLMVTCSGTAVVI, from the coding sequence ATGATTATCACAACAACCCCAACCATTGAAGGTCGTCCTATCAAAGAGTATAAAGGAATTGTCACAGGAGAGACAATTATCGGTGCTAACTTCCTAAAAGACTTCCTTGCCGGCATCAGGGACTTCATCGGAGGACGCAGTGAAGCCTATGAAAAGGTGCTGCGCGAAGGCAAAGAAACCTCTATTCAAGAAATGAAGCAACATGCAGAAGCACTTGGTGCTAACGCTATCGTTGGTATTGACCTCGATTATGAGACTGTCGGACAGGGTGGATCTATGCTCATGGTCACCTGTTCTGGTACTGCCGTTGTTATATAA
- a CDS encoding DUF4250 domain-containing protein: MEYLPKDPAILVSSVNMLLRDEEFDSLESLCYNFNEDIDKLKANLREAGYVYSEEQRQFRPIGFDE; the protein is encoded by the coding sequence ATGGAGTATTTACCAAAAGACCCAGCGATATTAGTGAGCAGCGTGAATATGCTGTTACGTGATGAAGAGTTTGATTCTTTAGAGTCACTTTGTTACAATTTCAATGAAGATATAGATAAGCTTAAAGCTAACTTGCGTGAAGCAGGTTATGTATATAGCGAAGAACAGCGTCAGTTTCGCCCGATAGGTTTTGATGAATAA
- the cdd gene encoding cytidine deaminase: MKTIDISIKIGFCQVEELSTTDQHLIQRAVEATGNSYSPYSRFRVGAALLLTDGTEVIGANQENAAFPSGLCAERSAIFAAQSVYPDQSVTTLAIAAANEYGLMRDPIVPCGACRQVILEIEDRYKQPIRILLYGTAGVYVINSVKDLLPLQFIGESMK; this comes from the coding sequence ATGAAAACAATAGACATAAGCATCAAGATTGGTTTTTGTCAGGTAGAGGAACTCTCTACGACTGATCAGCACCTCATACAAAGGGCTGTGGAGGCAACTGGTAATAGTTATTCTCCTTATAGCCGCTTCCGTGTTGGAGCTGCGTTGTTGCTTACTGATGGTACGGAGGTTATTGGAGCCAATCAGGAGAATGCTGCTTTCCCATCAGGCTTATGTGCTGAACGCTCAGCTATCTTTGCTGCTCAGTCTGTCTATCCAGACCAGTCTGTCACCACACTTGCCATTGCTGCGGCTAATGAGTATGGTTTGATGCGTGACCCGATAGTTCCTTGTGGAGCCTGTCGGCAAGTTATTTTGGAGATAGAAGACCGTTATAAGCAGCCTATCCGTATTCTTCTTTATGGTACGGCAGGCGTATATGTTATCAATAGCGTGAAGGACCTCTTGCCTCTCCAGTTCATAGGTGAGTCGATGAAGTAG
- a CDS encoding right-handed parallel beta-helix repeat-containing protein, producing the protein MKKLSILFFLSAIIMMAACSDDDTFTTSRSNLLSFSTDTLRLDTTFSNVPTSTKIFWVYNKSGDGLRLTNVRLTQGNQTGFRVNVDGVELSAANGYQVGDLEVRNKDSIQVFVEMTSPFNNATTPQEIVDNLLFTLESGVQQKVNLRVYSWDAELIKGRKITTNTTLSSSKPIVFQDTLKVEAGATLTIPAGTTVYFSQKAALDVYGTLRCEGTADNPVVLRGDRLDKMFKYLPYDRVSGQWQGVRFHKDSYDNVLTHTDIHSTYNGILCDTATATRTKLTLANSTIHNCQGYGLQAINCKIVAYNTQFSNTLMDCAAFVGGEVSLTHCTFAQFYPFDSNRGAALSFGNHIGNKDYPLQTFHVVNSLVTGYADDLLMGGNKDGVTANYQFYNCILRTPKPKDAALLARFTDVTWENSKDYPDGGSKQFVLVDGDKQNYDFHLKKAEKNEKYPAIDAGLVLGDPRFATDHDGKQRDSKPDIGCYELITN; encoded by the coding sequence ATGAAGAAGTTATCTATATTGTTTTTTCTGTCAGCCATTATAATGATGGCAGCCTGCTCTGATGATGATACTTTCACCACATCGCGGAGCAATCTGCTCTCTTTCTCGACTGACACACTACGACTTGACACCACTTTCTCCAACGTTCCGACTTCTACTAAGATTTTCTGGGTGTATAACAAGTCGGGTGATGGGTTGCGACTGACCAATGTCCGTCTGACACAAGGTAATCAGACTGGTTTCCGTGTGAATGTAGATGGTGTTGAACTCTCGGCTGCCAATGGTTATCAGGTTGGTGACTTGGAAGTACGTAATAAGGATAGTATTCAGGTATTTGTCGAAATGACGTCGCCTTTTAATAACGCAACGACACCGCAAGAGATAGTGGATAACCTTTTGTTTACGCTCGAAAGTGGTGTTCAACAGAAGGTAAACCTACGTGTTTACAGCTGGGATGCAGAGTTGATAAAGGGACGTAAGATTACAACGAATACTACTTTGAGCAGTTCGAAACCGATTGTTTTCCAAGATACGTTGAAGGTGGAAGCGGGTGCTACACTGACAATTCCAGCCGGAACAACCGTTTACTTCTCTCAGAAGGCAGCCCTCGATGTGTATGGAACACTGCGTTGTGAGGGTACAGCAGACAACCCTGTGGTGCTGCGTGGTGATCGTTTGGATAAGATGTTTAAGTATCTTCCTTACGACAGGGTTAGTGGTCAGTGGCAAGGTGTACGCTTTCATAAGGATAGTTACGACAATGTACTGACCCATACGGATATCCATTCGACTTATAATGGTATTCTCTGTGATACGGCAACAGCGACTCGTACGAAGCTGACACTCGCTAATTCTACCATTCATAACTGTCAAGGCTATGGTTTACAAGCGATCAACTGTAAGATTGTTGCTTATAACACTCAGTTCTCTAATACGCTGATGGACTGTGCAGCCTTTGTGGGTGGAGAGGTGAGTTTGACACATTGTACCTTCGCACAGTTCTATCCTTTCGATAGTAATCGTGGTGCAGCGTTGAGTTTTGGTAATCATATTGGCAACAAGGATTACCCACTTCAGACCTTCCATGTAGTCAACTCGCTTGTTACGGGATATGCTGATGATTTGCTCATGGGCGGTAACAAGGATGGTGTGACAGCCAACTATCAGTTCTATAATTGTATTCTTCGTACGCCAAAGCCTAAAGATGCGGCTCTGTTAGCACGTTTTACAGATGTCACATGGGAGAATAGTAAGGATTATCCAGATGGTGGTTCAAAACAGTTTGTACTGGTAGATGGCGACAAACAGAACTATGATTTCCACTTGAAGAAGGCAGAGAAGAATGAGAAGTATCCTGCGATTGATGCGGGACTTGTTCTCGGTGATCCTCGTTTTGCAACTGATCATGATGGTAAGCAGCGTGATAGTAAGCCAGATATTGGCTGTTATGAGCTGATTACTAATTAA
- the murI gene encoding glutamate racemase, whose translation MTKYSKQPGPIGIFDSGYGGLTILHGIRQLLPEYDYLYLGDNARAPYGSRSFDVVYQFTRQAVMKLFELGCQLVILGCNTASAKALRTIQQNDLPNFDPDRRVLGVIRPTAEVIGKLTHSRHVGVLATEGTIKSNSYNLEIQKLWEDVQVTGIPCPLWVPIIENNEADSPGADYFVKKRLDHIMRQDPEIDTLILGCTHYPILMPKILKHVPRGVRIVPQGEYVAESLQDYFRRHPDMDARCTKEGTVKYFTTENPEKFKETARIFLHEQVNVEHVDLE comes from the coding sequence ATGACAAAGTATTCTAAACAGCCGGGACCTATCGGTATTTTTGATTCTGGGTATGGTGGACTTACCATTCTGCATGGTATTCGTCAGCTACTCCCCGAATACGACTATCTTTACTTGGGTGATAATGCGCGTGCTCCATACGGTTCGCGTTCCTTTGACGTGGTCTATCAGTTCACACGTCAGGCTGTGATGAAACTCTTTGAGCTCGGTTGCCAGTTGGTTATCTTAGGTTGTAACACCGCTTCAGCCAAAGCTCTGCGTACGATTCAGCAGAACGACTTGCCTAATTTCGACCCTGATAGAAGAGTGTTGGGCGTAATTCGCCCTACGGCAGAGGTGATAGGCAAACTTACCCACTCACGTCATGTGGGTGTGTTGGCTACTGAAGGAACCATTAAGAGTAACAGTTATAATCTTGAAATTCAAAAGCTCTGGGAGGACGTACAGGTAACAGGCATTCCTTGTCCGCTTTGGGTACCTATCATTGAGAACAATGAGGCAGACAGCCCTGGTGCTGATTACTTCGTGAAAAAACGTCTTGACCATATCATGCGGCAAGATCCAGAGATTGATACGCTCATCCTTGGTTGTACGCATTATCCTATCCTCATGCCGAAGATATTGAAGCACGTGCCACGAGGAGTGCGCATTGTGCCACAAGGAGAGTATGTTGCGGAGAGTCTGCAAGACTATTTCCGTCGTCATCCAGACATGGATGCACGTTGTACGAAGGAAGGAACAGTGAAGTATTTCACCACAGAAAACCCTGAAAAGTTTAAGGAAACGGCACGTATCTTCCTACATGAGCAGGTTAATGTAGAGCATGTTGACTTGGAATAA
- a CDS encoding OmpH family outer membrane protein: MKKLFFSFVFMLLPLLAVAQQNVPAFKFAYFSYDKVFHAMADYATATRSYNELKAKYDAETKRSVDDFNTRYEDFLEVQRKLEPSILRKRQAELEELMERNIAFRKESERLLKKAEEDIYAPVRTKLNNAVRQMGKESGYAFILNADNNSVPFVNTAMGEDVTEALIAALK; the protein is encoded by the coding sequence ATGAAAAAACTATTCTTTTCCTTCGTTTTCATGCTTTTGCCGCTCTTGGCAGTAGCACAGCAGAACGTTCCTGCATTCAAGTTTGCTTACTTTAGCTACGATAAGGTATTTCATGCAATGGCTGACTATGCCACAGCAACACGTAGTTATAACGAGTTGAAGGCAAAGTATGATGCTGAGACAAAGCGTTCAGTAGACGACTTTAACACCCGTTATGAGGATTTCCTTGAGGTGCAACGTAAGTTAGAACCATCTATTCTTCGTAAGCGTCAGGCTGAGTTGGAGGAATTGATGGAGCGCAACATCGCCTTTCGTAAGGAATCTGAGCGTCTGTTGAAGAAGGCTGAAGAAGATATCTACGCACCTGTTCGCACAAAGTTGAACAATGCTGTACGTCAGATGGGTAAGGAAAGCGGTTACGCTTTCATTCTGAATGCAGATAACAATAGTGTCCCATTCGTTAATACAGCAATGGGAGAAGATGTTACAGAGGCTTTGATAGCTGCCTTGAAGTAA
- a CDS encoding OmpH family outer membrane protein, which translates to MKKLFLMLMLCAPMTLFAQKFGHLDSQALLQSLPEATAVQSKLEAKGKEYQKQLEDMQAELQRQAEAYDKSKSTMNATKQAETEKNLQDMYNKIQQTAQDNQKAFNEEQQKQLGPVLEKVRNAIAAVAKTGNYVYIMEKAAGQPLYINEALSKDITAEVKAQLAKMK; encoded by the coding sequence ATGAAAAAGTTATTTTTGATGTTGATGCTCTGTGCACCAATGACATTGTTCGCACAGAAGTTTGGTCACCTTGACTCACAGGCTCTCCTCCAGTCACTTCCAGAGGCTACAGCTGTTCAGAGTAAGTTGGAAGCTAAGGGTAAGGAGTATCAGAAGCAGCTCGAAGACATGCAGGCAGAATTGCAGCGTCAGGCAGAGGCATACGACAAGTCTAAGAGCACTATGAACGCTACAAAGCAGGCTGAGACTGAGAAGAACTTGCAGGATATGTACAACAAGATCCAGCAGACTGCTCAGGACAACCAGAAGGCTTTCAATGAGGAGCAGCAGAAGCAGCTCGGCCCTGTTCTTGAGAAGGTTCGTAACGCTATCGCAGCTGTTGCAAAGACTGGTAACTACGTTTACATCATGGAGAAGGCTGCTGGTCAGCCATTGTACATCAACGAGGCACTCAGCAAGGATATCACTGCAGAGGTAAAGGCTCAGTTGGCTAAGATGAAGTAA
- a CDS encoding OmpH family outer membrane protein → MKKNIFKSVLRYVLPLYLFTLLPLTASAQKFALIDMEYILKNVPAYERANEQLNQVSKKWQAEVEALNTEASTMYKNYQNEVVFLSQDQKKKKQEAIMAKEKQASDLKRKYFGPEGELFKKRTSLITPIQDEIYNAVKDISDQRGYSLVIDRSSNAAGIIYGSPKVDISNEVLQKLGYSYQ, encoded by the coding sequence ATGAAGAAGAATATTTTTAAGAGTGTATTGCGATACGTTTTACCTCTTTACCTATTTACTCTTTTACCTTTAACAGCTTCTGCACAGAAGTTTGCGCTGATTGATATGGAGTATATCCTCAAGAATGTGCCAGCTTATGAGCGTGCAAATGAGCAGTTAAATCAGGTAAGTAAGAAGTGGCAAGCTGAGGTTGAGGCACTCAACACAGAGGCTTCTACGATGTATAAGAACTATCAGAACGAGGTAGTCTTCCTTTCTCAGGACCAAAAGAAGAAGAAACAGGAGGCTATCATGGCAAAGGAAAAGCAGGCATCCGACCTCAAGCGTAAGTACTTCGGTCCAGAGGGTGAGCTCTTCAAGAAGCGCACCAGTCTGATTACTCCTATACAGGATGAGATTTACAATGCAGTAAAGGATATCTCCGACCAGCGTGGTTATAGCTTGGTTATTGACCGTTCAAGCAATGCTGCTGGTATTATCTATGGTTCGCCAAAGGTGGATATTAGTAATGAGGTACTGCAGAAGTTAGGATATTCTTATCAGTAA
- a CDS encoding outer membrane protein assembly factor, with amino-acid sequence MTKINKVLMLLALSGVSLTMSAQQKIVNPDITYSGTPKTYKLAGLTVTGIEGYEDYVLTGISGLAVGQELEVPGTAITDAVKRYWKHGLFSDVSILADSIVGDNIYLKIDLAPRPRISTINYNGLKKTEREDMEKKLGLLKGGQITPNMIDRAKILAKKYFEDKGYKNAEVFIRQRDDVAAKNQVILDIDVDKKEKLKVRSIIIDGDNQLGEKKIKGTMFSKGAFAKTHEAGKLSNILKSKKFTPERWAEDKKNLITKYNEYGYRDAMILKDSVWNVDPKHVNVYVKVDEGKKYYIRNIKWVGNTIYTTDYLSRLLDMKKGDVYNQTYLNKRLSVDEDAVRNAYWNNGYLFHRLDPIEINVVGDSIDLEMRIVEGQQARIKRVVINGNDRLYENVVRRELRTKPGDLFSKEALMRSARELASMGHFDPEAINPEPVANEEDGTVDINYNLKQKSNDQVELSLGWGQTGVIGRVGLKLNNFSMANLFRKNREHRGILPIGDGETLSLGAQTNGTYYQSYNAQYSTNWLGGKRPIQFNVGMSYSKQTDVSSNYYNSGYMNNYNNYRYGYGNYNYNSYENYYDPDKYVKLLSVYAGWGKRLSWPDDYFTLSLQLQYQRYMLRNWRYFIMSNGSANNLNLNIALNRTSTDNQLFPRRGSDFSVSLTITPPWSKWDGKDYANLANDRNSPTYSQEQQEKYRWVEYHKWKFKARTFTALTSGQKCFVLMTRVEFGLLGSYNKNKKSPFETYYMGGDGMSGYSTGYAEETIGLRGYENGSLTPYGAEGYAYSRLSLELRYPFLLGNTTIYGLGFVEAGNAWTETSKFNPFDMKRSAGLGVRIFLPMVGMMGIDWAYGFDKVFGTKGGSQFHFILGQEF; translated from the coding sequence ATGACTAAAATAAATAAGGTGTTGATGCTCCTTGCACTCTCTGGAGTTTCGCTCACGATGAGTGCACAGCAGAAGATTGTAAACCCAGATATCACATATTCAGGTACTCCTAAGACTTACAAGTTGGCAGGACTGACCGTTACTGGTATTGAGGGCTATGAGGATTATGTCCTCACTGGTATCTCAGGACTCGCTGTTGGACAGGAGTTGGAGGTTCCGGGTACGGCTATCACAGATGCTGTGAAGCGTTATTGGAAGCACGGACTCTTCTCTGATGTTTCCATCTTGGCTGACTCTATTGTGGGAGATAATATCTATCTGAAGATAGACCTTGCACCACGTCCTCGTATCTCTACCATTAACTATAATGGATTGAAGAAGACTGAGCGTGAGGATATGGAAAAGAAACTCGGTCTTTTGAAGGGTGGACAGATTACGCCTAACATGATTGACCGTGCGAAGATACTTGCAAAGAAGTACTTTGAAGACAAGGGTTATAAGAATGCTGAGGTCTTCATCCGTCAGCGTGACGATGTTGCAGCTAAGAATCAGGTTATCCTTGATATCGATGTAGATAAGAAGGAGAAACTGAAGGTGCGCTCTATCATCATTGATGGCGACAACCAGTTGGGCGAAAAGAAGATTAAAGGAACCATGTTTAGCAAGGGTGCCTTTGCTAAAACCCATGAGGCTGGTAAGCTTTCTAATATCTTAAAGTCGAAGAAGTTCACTCCTGAGCGTTGGGCTGAGGATAAGAAGAACCTTATCACGAAGTACAACGAATATGGATATCGTGATGCTATGATTTTGAAGGATAGTGTTTGGAACGTTGATCCGAAGCATGTTAATGTCTATGTAAAGGTAGATGAGGGTAAGAAGTATTATATCCGTAATATCAAATGGGTAGGTAATACTATTTATACAACTGATTATCTGTCACGTCTATTGGACATGAAGAAGGGTGATGTGTATAATCAGACATACTTGAATAAGCGTCTTTCGGTAGATGAGGATGCTGTGAGGAATGCTTATTGGAATAATGGTTATCTCTTTCATAGACTTGACCCAATAGAGATAAATGTAGTTGGTGACTCTATTGACCTTGAGATGCGTATCGTTGAAGGTCAGCAGGCACGAATCAAGCGTGTGGTTATTAATGGTAATGACCGCCTTTACGAGAATGTTGTGCGTCGTGAGTTGCGAACAAAGCCGGGCGATCTCTTCTCTAAGGAAGCACTTATGCGTTCTGCACGTGAGTTGGCTTCAATGGGACACTTCGACCCAGAAGCAATTAATCCAGAGCCTGTTGCAAACGAAGAGGATGGTACTGTTGACATCAACTACAACCTCAAGCAGAAGTCAAACGACCAAGTTGAGCTTTCACTCGGTTGGGGTCAGACGGGTGTTATTGGTCGTGTCGGTTTGAAGTTGAATAACTTCTCTATGGCAAACCTCTTCCGTAAGAATCGTGAGCATCGTGGTATCTTGCCTATCGGTGATGGTGAAACACTTTCATTGGGTGCACAGACCAATGGTACTTACTACCAGTCGTATAATGCACAGTACTCAACCAACTGGTTGGGCGGCAAGCGTCCTATCCAATTCAATGTGGGTATGTCGTATTCAAAGCAGACAGACGTATCAAGCAACTATTATAATAGTGGTTACATGAATAACTATAACAACTATCGTTACGGTTATGGTAACTACAATTACAATAGCTACGAGAACTATTATGACCCAGACAAGTATGTGAAACTCTTGAGTGTCTATGCTGGTTGGGGTAAGCGTCTTAGCTGGCCTGATGACTATTTCACCTTGTCACTCCAGCTACAGTACCAGCGTTACATGTTGCGTAACTGGCGTTACTTCATCATGTCGAATGGTTCAGCGAACAACTTGAACCTCAACATTGCGCTTAATCGTACGTCAACAGACAACCAACTCTTCCCGCGTCGTGGTTCTGACTTCTCTGTATCATTGACGATTACTCCGCCTTGGTCTAAGTGGGACGGTAAGGACTATGCAAACTTGGCAAACGACCGCAACTCTCCAACCTACTCACAGGAGCAGCAGGAGAAGTATCGTTGGGTTGAGTATCATAAGTGGAAGTTCAAGGCTCGCACCTTTACAGCCCTTACAAGTGGTCAGAAATGCTTCGTTTTGATGACCCGTGTTGAGTTCGGTTTGTTGGGTAGTTACAATAAAAACAAGAAAAGTCCGTTTGAAACCTACTACATGGGTGGTGATGGTATGAGTGGATACTCTACTGGTTACGCTGAGGAGACAATTGGTCTTCGTGGTTATGAGAACGGTTCACTCACTCCATACGGTGCCGAGGGTTATGCTTACAGCCGTCTTTCATTGGAGCTTCGTTATCCATTCCTCTTGGGTAATACAACCATTTATGGTCTTGGATTCGTTGAGGCTGGTAACGCATGGACAGAGACAAGTAAGTTCAATCCATTTGACATGAAGCGTTCTGCTGGTCTTGGTGTTCGTATCTTCCTCCCAATGGTGGGTATGATGGGTATCGACTGGGCATACGGCTTCGACAAGGTATTTGGTACAAAGGGCGGCAGCCAGTTCCACTTCATCCTTGGACAGGAGTTTTAG
- a CDS encoding isoprenyl transferase gives MAEELDMTRIPQHIAITMDGNGRWATERNKPRSYGHQAGVDTVRRITSECVRLGVKFLTLYTFSTENWNRPTDEIAALMGLVLTSLEDEIFMKNNVRFRVIGDMARLPEEVQKKLRETEEHTAKNSAMTMVVALSYSARWEIAKAMREIVAEHQANSTEPLRPETITEEMISEHLETNFMPDPDLLIRTGGELRISNYLLWQIAYSELYFCDTYWPDFDEQDLQKAIASFQSRQRRFGKTEKQVEENENN, from the coding sequence ATGGCAGAAGAATTAGATATGACACGAATACCCCAGCATATTGCCATTACAATGGATGGTAACGGACGTTGGGCAACAGAACGCAATAAGCCACGCTCCTACGGACATCAGGCAGGAGTGGATACCGTTCGACGCATAACATCAGAGTGTGTACGATTGGGTGTGAAGTTTCTCACACTCTATACCTTCTCAACAGAGAACTGGAATCGTCCTACGGATGAGATAGCTGCGTTGATGGGCCTTGTGCTTACGTCTTTGGAAGATGAAATCTTCATGAAGAATAATGTGCGTTTCCGTGTTATTGGTGACATGGCACGTCTGCCAGAAGAAGTGCAGAAGAAGTTGCGTGAGACGGAGGAGCATACAGCAAAGAACTCTGCAATGACAATGGTTGTGGCTCTTAGCTACAGTGCACGTTGGGAGATAGCCAAAGCAATGAGGGAGATTGTCGCAGAACATCAGGCAAATAGTACTGAGCCTTTGCGTCCCGAAACGATTACGGAAGAGATGATTAGCGAGCATTTGGAGACTAACTTCATGCCTGACCCAGATCTCTTGATTAGAACGGGTGGTGAGCTTCGCATCTCTAATTACCTCTTATGGCAGATAGCTTACTCTGAGCTATACTTCTGTGATACCTATTGGCCTGACTTTGATGAGCAGGACTTGCAGAAAGCCATTGCGAGTTTCCAGAGCAGACAACGTCGTTTTGGAAAGACAGAGAAACAAGTAGAAGAAAACGAAAACAATTAA
- a CDS encoding DUF6089 family protein, producing MKRIFINLLLFLAATPLWAQSDPEYKMEIGAGVGMMGYLGDFNESLFKDLQPMGTVLARYNLSPYMGLKMNVSFGKMKGSSADVKTYYPRFASAPYTFDNSLVDVGFAYEYNFLPYGTGRDYRGAQRLSPYAMIGLGATYVNIKGGDRKSVLTANLPIGLGVKYKVSERMNVGLEWALHFSLSDELDGQKDPYGIKSSGLFKNTDSYSTLQLTFSYSFMAKCKTCHNEDE from the coding sequence ATGAAACGTATCTTCATCAACCTCCTCCTCTTCCTTGCTGCTACGCCTCTCTGGGCGCAGTCGGACCCGGAGTATAAGATGGAGATTGGTGCTGGTGTTGGTATGATGGGTTACTTAGGCGATTTTAACGAGTCGTTGTTCAAAGACCTTCAGCCGATGGGAACGGTGCTGGCAAGATATAATCTCAGTCCTTATATGGGATTAAAGATGAACGTATCGTTTGGAAAGATGAAAGGTTCATCAGCTGATGTCAAGACTTACTATCCACGTTTTGCTTCGGCTCCCTATACATTCGACAATTCATTGGTTGATGTAGGCTTTGCATACGAATATAACTTCCTGCCATACGGTACGGGTCGTGACTATCGTGGTGCACAGCGCTTGTCGCCATACGCAATGATAGGATTGGGTGCTACCTATGTTAATATCAAAGGTGGCGACCGCAAGTCGGTGCTTACAGCCAATCTTCCAATCGGGTTGGGTGTGAAGTATAAGGTGAGTGAACGAATGAACGTAGGATTGGAATGGGCGTTACATTTCTCGCTCAGCGATGAGTTAGACGGACAGAAAGACCCCTACGGCATTAAGAGTAGCGGACTCTTTAAGAATACGGACAGCTATTCAACCCTACAACTGACGTTCTCTTATAGTTTCATGGCAAAGTGTAAGACTTGTCATAACGAGGACGAGTAA
- a CDS encoding DUF6242 domain-containing protein yields the protein MRNKIYTLVALMVATLTMTSCLKDDDEKNSVSYKDTAILSFSLGQLKQVRDTVAKNGSDSTYTGNFNGAKVKFYIDQAQGLIYNPDSLPYGTKPASALAKIVTKNSGTVVIKSTTEEKFTYYSSNDSIDFSTPRTFRVYSNKGSEYRDYKVSVNVHKQKGNVFSWQALQANSNFASFTAMKAVSAGSKVFVFGANGSQTIVYAASKDNGNSWTKLSKTFNANAYKSVAVQGTKLFVIDNGTVYSSTDGSSWTTVATNSSLKQLVAASLAELFALSTSGTLLASKNNGVTWTNESLDSNASLLPANNINSSLTAVTSDLYRVQLVGTLASGTKNVSWTKLSYRQNEPWSYVESNADKFQLPLYKSLAVVNYDKAALALGVDNSGKLASMLLSRDGGITWKSDKSFTYPTDMQVANAFAATVDSDEYLWVISGTKVWRGRLNRVGWALNLSRLAE from the coding sequence ATGCGTAATAAGATATATACTCTCGTAGCTTTAATGGTGGCTACTTTGACAATGACATCTTGTCTTAAGGACGACGACGAGAAAAATAGTGTAAGTTACAAAGACACGGCTATTTTGAGCTTTTCTTTGGGACAATTAAAGCAAGTGCGTGATACCGTTGCCAAGAATGGTAGCGATAGTACTTATACGGGCAACTTCAATGGTGCTAAGGTTAAGTTCTATATCGATCAGGCACAAGGCTTGATTTATAACCCTGACTCTTTGCCATACGGTACGAAGCCAGCAAGTGCGTTGGCTAAGATTGTGACAAAGAATAGCGGAACTGTTGTTATCAAGTCAACTACAGAGGAGAAGTTCACTTATTACAGCAGCAATGATTCTATTGACTTCAGCACTCCACGTACTTTCCGTGTTTATTCAAACAAGGGAAGTGAGTACAGAGATTACAAGGTTTCTGTGAATGTTCATAAGCAGAAGGGCAACGTGTTTAGCTGGCAGGCACTGCAAGCGAACAGTAACTTCGCTTCGTTTACAGCAATGAAGGCTGTTAGTGCGGGTAGCAAGGTGTTTGTCTTTGGTGCGAATGGCAGTCAGACTATTGTTTATGCTGCGTCAAAGGATAATGGCAATAGTTGGACAAAGCTCAGCAAGACCTTTAATGCAAATGCTTATAAGAGTGTGGCAGTGCAGGGTACTAAGCTTTTCGTTATCGACAATGGTACGGTTTATAGCTCTACAGATGGCAGCAGCTGGACCACGGTGGCTACAAACAGCAGTTTGAAGCAGTTGGTGGCAGCATCGCTAGCAGAGTTGTTTGCGCTATCAACGTCAGGTACGTTGTTGGCTTCAAAGAACAATGGTGTTACTTGGACTAACGAGTCATTAGATAGCAACGCATCGCTCCTTCCAGCAAACAATATCAATTCTTCGCTTACAGCAGTTACATCTGACTTGTATCGTGTTCAGCTTGTTGGTACATTGGCAAGTGGCACAAAGAATGTTTCTTGGACGAAACTATCTTATCGTCAGAATGAGCCATGGAGCTATGTAGAGAGCAATGCCGACAAGTTCCAGCTTCCTCTTTACAAGAGTCTTGCAGTTGTAAACTATGATAAGGCAGCCCTTGCGTTGGGCGTTGATAATAGTGGTAAGTTGGCTTCTATGCTTCTCTCACGTGATGGTGGTATCACATGGAAGAGCGATAAGAGCTTCACTTATCCAACAGACATGCAGGTAGCAAATGCTTTTGCAGCAACAGTTGATAGCGACGAATACCTCTGGGTAATCAGTGGTACAAAGGTTTGGCGTGGTAGACTCAATCGAGTAGGCTGGGCATTGAACCTTAGCCGTTTGGCAGAATAA